One Alphaproteobacteria bacterium DNA segment encodes these proteins:
- a CDS encoding HlyD family secretion protein, translating to MTAEKKKTLRRFLMTIGLIVVAAVSGVTYAFSGRYMSTDNSYVKANKIAVAPQVTGAVVSVTAKDHQAVAKGDVLFTIDPASFRIELEKAQSNLAVVRTEIEELKATARQKQEELKSSQADKSLADTLYNRRTGPHMKGAVSEESVDEASHDRAVAAAKIAQLQQEYAATVARLDGNVDVNPEDHPMFKSAKAMLETAQLNLDRTIVRAPADGITGDLPRVGDYLPAGVPAVSLVESKALWIEANFKETELTNIRAGQKATVTIDTYPGREWTGVVSSIAPATGAEFSVLPAQNATGNWVKVVQRITVRVEPDHQEDEPPLQTGMSAEVTIDTGSYPHLKKPSLAAAE from the coding sequence TACATGTCCACGGACAATTCGTACGTGAAGGCGAACAAAATCGCCGTTGCGCCGCAAGTAACCGGCGCGGTTGTCTCCGTGACAGCGAAAGACCATCAGGCAGTGGCCAAGGGCGATGTGCTGTTCACCATCGACCCTGCATCCTTCCGCATCGAACTTGAAAAGGCGCAATCGAACCTTGCCGTTGTGCGCACGGAAATCGAGGAGCTGAAGGCGACCGCGCGCCAAAAACAGGAAGAGCTGAAAAGCTCGCAGGCCGACAAATCGCTGGCCGATACGCTTTACAACCGCCGCACCGGCCCGCATATGAAGGGCGCGGTATCGGAAGAAAGCGTGGACGAGGCAAGTCATGACCGCGCCGTCGCCGCCGCAAAAATCGCGCAGTTGCAGCAGGAATATGCGGCAACCGTCGCGCGTCTGGACGGAAATGTGGATGTGAATCCCGAAGACCATCCGATGTTTAAATCCGCGAAGGCGATGCTGGAAACCGCGCAGTTGAACCTTGACCGCACCATCGTGCGCGCGCCCGCCGACGGAATCACCGGCGACCTGCCGCGCGTTGGCGATTACCTGCCAGCCGGCGTTCCCGCCGTCAGTCTCGTCGAGAGCAAAGCGCTGTGGATAGAGGCGAATTTTAAGGAAACCGAGCTGACGAATATCCGCGCAGGCCAAAAGGCGACCGTGACAATCGACACATATCCCGGACGCGAATGGACGGGCGTGGTCAGCAGCATCGCACCCGCAACCGGTGCTGAATTTTCCGTCCTGCCCGCGCAGAACGCGACCGGCAACTGGGTGAAAGTCGTGCAGCGCATCACCGTGCGCGTCGAGCCCGACCATCAGGAAGACGAACCGCCGCTGCAAACCGGTATGAGCGCGGAAGTGACGATTGATACGGGCAGTTATCCGCACCTGAAAAAACCGTCGCTGGCGGCAGCGGAGTAA